In Massilistercora timonensis, the following are encoded in one genomic region:
- a CDS encoding S8 family peptidase: MGEEAMEGTDCRAKILSQDYRDFLIPGYREDIEVQFPEEKTCVQEGDFGLRVISAAQEIVGELSFETYGYPAIPKCYALLDMDALNETGISTVQNYPALQLDGKGIMIGFVDTGIDYTNEIFRNPDGTTRIVGIWDQTLQEGEPPQGFLYGSEYRQETINAALALDFPETLVPTRDENSHGTFLASIAGGSRVNGERFSGAAPGCTFGVVKLKEAKDYLKEFYAIRPDAVCYQENDILLGLGYLNRLAGEYGVPLVLCLALGTSFGGHNGSSILSRALQEYAGRIHRCVVIGGGNEAAQRHHYYGRFQEAGEVREAELRVEEGVGEFAAELWTTLPNIVTAYLVSPSGEKSPTISLRQGSRYLFEFPFDGTRAEVEYRLLIENDGSQLIFFRFRSPAEGIWKVGVEALGVSEGEFHIWLPLQEFLEGEVYFLEADPNTTLTEPGSTEAAITAAFYDGEDKSVAIHSGRGYTRGGFIKPDLAAPGVEITGLGPGGKFVTRSGSSAAAGLTAGAAALVMQWLEEQPMAIGVSTSVVADLLILGADQGNLPEYPNREWGYGTLNVYRSLDRLRRL, translated from the coding sequence ATGGGAGAAGAAGCGATGGAAGGGACAGACTGCCGGGCGAAGATCCTGTCCCAGGATTACCGGGATTTCCTGATCCCAGGATACCGGGAGGATATAGAGGTCCAGTTCCCGGAAGAAAAAACCTGCGTCCAGGAGGGGGATTTTGGCCTCCGGGTGATCTCGGCGGCTCAGGAGATCGTGGGGGAGCTGAGTTTTGAAACTTATGGTTACCCTGCGATCCCCAAGTGCTACGCCCTTCTTGATATGGACGCCCTGAACGAGACCGGGATCAGTACAGTCCAGAATTATCCGGCCCTGCAACTGGATGGGAAAGGGATCATGATCGGTTTTGTGGATACCGGGATCGACTACACCAATGAGATCTTCCGCAATCCGGACGGAACCACCAGGATCGTCGGGATCTGGGATCAGACGCTGCAGGAAGGGGAGCCGCCGCAAGGATTTCTCTATGGCAGCGAATACCGGCAGGAGACCATCAATGCCGCTCTGGCCCTGGATTTCCCGGAAACTCTGGTGCCCACCCGGGACGAGAACAGCCACGGGACGTTTCTGGCCAGCATTGCCGGGGGAAGCCGGGTGAACGGGGAGAGATTCTCAGGGGCCGCGCCGGGATGTACTTTCGGGGTGGTAAAGCTGAAGGAAGCCAAGGATTATCTGAAGGAGTTCTATGCTATCCGGCCAGATGCCGTCTGCTATCAGGAAAATGATATTCTTCTGGGGCTTGGTTATCTGAACCGTCTGGCAGGGGAGTACGGGGTTCCGCTGGTCCTCTGTCTTGCCCTGGGGACCAGCTTTGGCGGGCATAACGGAAGTTCCATTCTCTCCCGGGCACTGCAGGAATATGCCGGCAGGATCCATCGCTGCGTAGTGATTGGCGGAGGCAATGAAGCGGCGCAGAGACATCACTATTACGGAAGATTTCAGGAGGCAGGAGAAGTCCGGGAAGCAGAACTTAGGGTGGAGGAAGGGGTGGGAGAATTTGCGGCAGAACTGTGGACCACCCTCCCCAATATCGTCACTGCCTATCTGGTATCGCCCTCCGGGGAGAAAAGCCCGACGATCTCGCTGCGGCAGGGGAGCCGGTATCTGTTTGAGTTTCCCTTCGACGGTACCAGGGCGGAGGTGGAATATCGTCTCCTTATTGAAAATGACGGCTCTCAGCTGATCTTCTTCCGGTTTCGCAGTCCGGCGGAAGGAATCTGGAAGGTTGGCGTGGAAGCGCTTGGGGTGTCCGAAGGAGAGTTCCATATCTGGCTGCCTCTTCAGGAATTCCTGGAGGGGGAGGTCTATTTTCTGGAGGCGGATCCCAACACAACGCTGACAGAGCCTGGAAGTACAGAAGCAGCTATCACGGCGGCCTTTTATGACGGGGAAGATAAGAGTGTTGCCATTCATTCCGGGAGAGGGTATACTAGAGGTGGATTCATAAAGCCGGATCTTGCGGCGCCGGGAGTGGAGATCACAGGACTGGGACCGGGCGGAAAGTTTGTCACCCGCAGCGGATCCAGCGCAGCGGCAGGCCTTACAGCCGGAGCGGCGGCCCTTGTCATGCAGTGGCTGGAAGAGCAGCCCATGGCCATTGGAGTGAGCACCAGCGTGGTGGCAGACCTTTTGATCCTGGGGGCAGATCAGGGAAATCTTCCGGAATATCCAAACCGGGAGTGGGGATACGGGACTCTGAACGTCTATCGTTCCCTGGACCGTTTGAGACGGCTGTAA
- a CDS encoding cell division protein FtsQ, with product MLKQQTASQSQKLMVFVLTMSLYGLATLFTELIPSFQVGIVEFSVEYFLFIPLVLAMLFDPMSAALGAATGELVFSEIMLGQFGGLGELEKFITVTIGVYIAGRLVRDPRNRKMVGIAAIGGVIIQQAMGTIVDILKVQFAVQDFEAVPGLPESVFATEGFAFLNDVLFSGILFCLLPTLFLVPKLYGKIEPLLGMQPRTAETALEPISGKVILGSLAAFAVAIGAEMLAESGMSLIDWEADWAESTTALAVGMVVAAVIAVVAILVIKVRSNGSDTAKTA from the coding sequence ATGTTGAAACAACAGACTGCTTCACAGTCACAGAAATTAATGGTATTTGTGCTTACAATGTCCCTTTATGGACTGGCAACTTTATTTACAGAACTGATCCCGTCTTTTCAGGTAGGGATCGTGGAATTCTCCGTGGAGTATTTCCTGTTCATTCCACTGGTGCTGGCAATGTTGTTTGATCCTATGTCGGCGGCCCTGGGAGCGGCGACCGGAGAACTGGTTTTCAGCGAGATCATGCTGGGACAGTTTGGCGGTCTGGGCGAACTGGAGAAATTCATTACCGTTACCATCGGCGTTTACATCGCCGGCCGTCTGGTAAGAGATCCCAGAAACCGGAAGATGGTGGGGATCGCAGCCATCGGCGGTGTGATCATCCAGCAGGCCATGGGAACCATTGTAGATATCCTGAAAGTGCAGTTTGCGGTACAGGATTTCGAGGCGGTTCCGGGACTCCCGGAGAGCGTGTTTGCAACAGAAGGATTTGCATTCCTCAATGACGTGCTGTTCTCCGGTATTCTGTTCTGTCTGTTGCCTACTCTGTTCCTGGTTCCCAAGCTCTACGGCAAGATCGAGCCTCTGCTTGGAATGCAGCCCAGGACGGCAGAAACAGCGCTTGAGCCTATCAGCGGCAAAGTGATCCTTGGCTCTCTGGCAGCTTTTGCAGTGGCCATTGGAGCAGAAATGCTGGCGGAAAGCGGTATGTCCCTTATCGACTGGGAAGCTGACTGGGCGGAGAGTACAACAGCCCTGGCAGTCGGCATGGTGGTAGCGGCAGTGATCGCAGTTGTGGCGATCCTGGTCATTAAGGTCCGTTCCAATGGATCGGACACGGCGAAAACAGCTTAG
- a CDS encoding PHP-associated domain-containing protein produces MYLDFHTHGKLAKKLPFSTVYTDWLFGEAKEAGLDALCLTEHFNTLQFDELYGYLMKTCDREGDTLVTRDGLRIFAGMETDIREGGHILCLGTPEEILELNRRLEPYKVCGRFLPFRKLMDLFEEYPVIVGGGHPFREGGHIPELPKDQLCRLDFLDLNGKDVAADREKTWRLTKDLADRLGIPMVSGSDTHQAVQYGCIRTRFIRETDRVKDLYHEMKAGNYEILISDYASFQVKTAGILKKALKEIHAIGGDYVTVLTEERGTMCYGASNTGDRRKIYQVG; encoded by the coding sequence ATGTATCTTGATTTTCATACCCATGGAAAGCTGGCGAAGAAACTGCCCTTTTCCACGGTTTATACAGACTGGCTGTTTGGTGAGGCGAAGGAAGCGGGACTTGACGCTCTGTGTCTCACCGAGCATTTCAATACGCTGCAGTTTGATGAGTTATATGGCTATCTGATGAAGACCTGCGACCGGGAGGGAGATACACTGGTCACAAGAGACGGACTTCGGATTTTCGCCGGGATGGAGACAGATATCCGGGAGGGCGGCCACATCCTTTGCCTGGGAACGCCAGAGGAGATCCTGGAACTGAACCGGAGACTGGAGCCATACAAAGTATGCGGGCGATTCCTTCCATTCCGAAAACTGATGGATCTTTTCGAGGAATATCCGGTGATCGTAGGAGGGGGACATCCCTTCCGGGAGGGCGGTCATATTCCGGAGCTCCCAAAAGACCAGCTTTGTCGTCTTGATTTTCTGGATCTGAATGGAAAGGATGTGGCAGCGGACCGGGAGAAGACCTGGAGGCTGACAAAAGATCTGGCTGACCGGCTGGGAATCCCTATGGTCAGCGGAAGCGATACCCACCAGGCAGTGCAGTATGGATGTATCCGTACCCGATTTATCCGGGAAACGGACCGGGTGAAAGATCTCTATCATGAGATGAAGGCAGGAAATTATGAGATTCTGATTTCTGACTATGCTTCCTTCCAGGTAAAGACGGCAGGAATCCTGAAGAAGGCCTTAAAAGAGATCCATGCTATCGGCGGCGACTATGTGACGGTACTGACAGAAGAAAGAGGAACGATGTGTTATGGTGCTAGCAATACAGGAGACAGAAGGAAAATATACCAGGTCGGATAA
- a CDS encoding energy-coupling factor transporter ATPase, translated as MSMIEIRDLTYTYPGAETPTLRGVDLEIERGDFLAIVGNNGCGKSTLCKVMNGLIPHFIAGEFTGTVEIDGASTLESEIGELAQKVGYVYQDFENQIVRPTVLDDASYACMNYAMKDYQEKGKQALKQCGLEGREQDYIWQLSGGQTHLLALAGAVSLQPDVLILDEPIAQLDPMHADRIYEVLREMNEKYGKTIIVIEHHTEYIADYCRNVLLLKDGHVEWKLPVGEALGRVEELRSCNIFPPQVTQAAYELEQNGTLAGKGGGLPATIEDGKKVFGNLTYQREEPFSGAGEKPLGEAVVSFRDVAVSYRSVKGEPRQIFRSLNLDLCKGEKIALIGSNGAGKSTLMKMMTGLLRPNAGNIRVKDVQVEETRPEKMSRYVSLVYQNPEDMFIKDSIEADISFAMQVRGEERWQERTRKLLERFHLTELKDRDGRLLSGGQMRRASLAIGVALDPEILLLDEPTANLDIATRKEIMRTLKEMEDITETVMIATHDMQLVCEWADRIIVLYQGEVIADGSRDEIFGNQEILDTVGIRPPEIFSMAQALDKKAYCYTIDEFVKGFGGK; from the coding sequence ATGAGTATGATCGAGATCAGGGATCTGACTTATACCTACCCGGGCGCTGAAACACCTACGCTCAGAGGAGTGGATCTTGAGATTGAAAGAGGAGATTTTCTTGCCATCGTAGGAAATAACGGATGTGGGAAATCTACCTTATGCAAAGTTATGAATGGCCTGATCCCGCATTTTATCGCAGGGGAATTTACCGGCACCGTCGAGATCGACGGTGCCAGTACTCTTGAGAGCGAAATCGGAGAGCTGGCCCAGAAGGTAGGATATGTCTATCAGGATTTTGAAAATCAGATCGTAAGGCCTACGGTTCTGGACGATGCTTCGTATGCCTGTATGAATTACGCTATGAAGGATTATCAGGAGAAGGGGAAGCAGGCTTTGAAGCAGTGCGGTCTGGAAGGAAGAGAGCAGGATTATATCTGGCAGCTCTCCGGCGGCCAGACTCATCTGCTGGCGCTGGCAGGAGCTGTGTCCCTGCAGCCGGATGTGCTGATCCTGGACGAGCCCATCGCGCAGCTGGATCCCATGCACGCGGACCGGATCTATGAGGTTTTGCGGGAAATGAATGAGAAGTATGGAAAGACGATCATTGTGATCGAGCATCACACCGAGTATATCGCAGATTACTGCAGGAATGTGCTGCTGCTGAAAGACGGCCATGTGGAATGGAAGCTTCCGGTCGGGGAGGCTCTGGGCAGAGTAGAGGAACTGAGAAGCTGCAATATCTTTCCGCCCCAGGTAACACAGGCGGCTTATGAACTGGAACAAAACGGGACACTTGCCGGAAAAGGCGGCGGGCTTCCCGCTACCATAGAAGATGGGAAAAAAGTATTTGGCAATCTGACTTACCAAAGAGAAGAGCCTTTCTCCGGCGCCGGAGAGAAACCTCTTGGGGAAGCGGTGGTTTCGTTCCGGGATGTGGCGGTATCCTACCGGTCTGTTAAGGGGGAACCCCGTCAGATCTTCCGGTCGCTGAACCTGGATCTTTGTAAAGGAGAGAAGATTGCGCTGATTGGTTCCAACGGAGCTGGAAAATCCACGCTGATGAAAATGATGACAGGACTTCTGCGTCCCAATGCCGGGAATATCCGGGTGAAGGACGTCCAGGTAGAGGAGACAAGACCAGAGAAAATGTCCCGCTATGTATCTTTGGTTTATCAGAATCCGGAAGATATGTTTATCAAGGATTCTATTGAGGCGGATATTTCCTTCGCCATGCAGGTTCGAGGGGAAGAACGCTGGCAGGAGAGGACCAGAAAGCTTTTGGAGCGGTTTCATCTGACAGAATTAAAAGACCGGGACGGGCGCCTCCTGTCCGGAGGGCAGATGCGAAGAGCCAGCCTGGCTATCGGCGTAGCACTGGATCCGGAGATCCTGCTTCTGGATGAACCTACTGCGAATCTGGATATCGCCACCCGCAAGGAGATCATGCGTACCTTGAAAGAGATGGAGGATATCACAGAGACGGTGATGATCGCCACCCATGATATGCAGCTGGTGTGTGAATGGGCAGACCGGATCATCGTCCTGTATCAGGGGGAAGTGATCGCCGATGGAAGCCGGGATGAGATCTTCGGGAATCAGGAGATCCTGGATACTGTGGGGATCCGTCCGCCGGAGATCTTCAGCATGGCTCAGGCGCTGGATAAAAAGGCTTACTGTTATACCATTGATGAATTTGTAAAAGGATTTGGAGGGAAATAG
- a CDS encoding energy-coupling factor transporter transmembrane component T, translating to MKKKLSENILDKLSMDFLRNQVLKNAYGNDDTFIAALDPRLLFIWYVFFALVPWFVDDLIFLLGCFILVAVTTVMAKVAGLVLLLFGVGVFSQTGYLFLASLLFGGNGETVAPLLVLTLKVATVSLASITVFSGLDPDRLSNGLMWYGCPEKLSFSISYAYRMLPMLMEEFQNVLLSYRLRGNAPDSSTLTGKIRYLIYQIKVIIHSFYPLMLNTAKRSRTTVEALELKGYRYAAVNKEVKKMKLAALKITCDDLLFLAISFLWVAVVVLVSLLIG from the coding sequence ATGAAGAAAAAACTGTCGGAAAATATCCTGGATAAACTTTCCATGGATTTCCTCCGCAATCAGGTGCTGAAAAATGCTTATGGCAACGACGATACATTTATTGCGGCGCTGGATCCGCGGCTGCTTTTTATCTGGTATGTGTTTTTTGCTCTGGTACCGTGGTTTGTAGACGATCTGATATTCCTGCTGGGGTGCTTTATCCTGGTGGCAGTGACTACCGTTATGGCAAAAGTCGCAGGCCTGGTGCTGCTCTTGTTCGGAGTGGGCGTTTTCTCCCAGACCGGATATCTTTTCCTGGCGTCCCTTTTGTTTGGAGGAAACGGAGAAACCGTGGCGCCGCTGCTGGTTCTGACGCTTAAGGTGGCTACCGTATCGCTGGCCTCCATCACTGTATTTTCTGGCCTGGATCCGGATCGTCTGTCCAATGGACTGATGTGGTATGGATGTCCGGAGAAACTGTCCTTTTCTATTTCCTATGCCTACCGGATGCTGCCGATGTTGATGGAAGAGTTTCAGAATGTGCTTCTTTCTTACCGGCTGCGGGGGAATGCGCCTGACAGCAGTACCCTGACGGGAAAAATCCGATATCTGATCTATCAGATCAAAGTGATCATCCATTCCTTCTACCCGCTGATGCTCAATACGGCCAAACGGTCCAGAACTACGGTAGAGGCTCTTGAACTGAAGGGTTACCGGTATGCCGCGGTAAACAAAGAAGTGAAGAAAATGAAGCTGGCTGCTTTGAAGATTACCTGTGATGATCTTTTGTTCCTGGCAATCTCCTTCCTGTGGGTGGCCGTTGTTGTGCTGGTGTCATTACTGATAGGATAG
- a CDS encoding Na+/H+ antiporter NhaC family protein, translating to MRGKKKAIWGIAALLLILLCSSMTVLAADEAEYVPDMYATFWSLVPPVVAIGLALITKEVYSSLFIGILIGGIFYSGFSFEGTIIHVFQDGIVGVLTDAYNMGIIVFLVILGIMVCMMNKAGGSAAFGRWASTKIKTRVGAQLATVALGVMIFIDDYFNCLTVGSVMRPVTDKHNVSRAKLSYIIDATAAPVCIIAPISSWAAAVTGFVEGEDGFAIFIRAIPYNYYALLTIFMMIVIAVMNIDYGPMKLHEDNALKGDLYTTPDRPYADAENEIVEGKGKVIDLVFPVLCLIITCVIGMLYTGGFFSGTGFVEAFSNSDASVGLMFGSFFAFVITIVFYTVRKVLSPRESMDCIPEGFKAMVPAILILTFAWTLKAMTDSLGAADYVANLMQSAAGGLMMLLPAIIFLVGCFLAFATGTSWGTFGILIPIVVAVFNGIDENMMIMSISACMAGAVCGDHCSPISDTTIMASAGGQCNHVNHVTTQLPYAVTVAAVSFVTYIIAGFIQNAFICLPIGLALMFGTLMVIRAITKNRA from the coding sequence ATGAGAGGAAAGAAAAAGGCAATCTGGGGGATCGCCGCCCTTCTGCTGATCCTGCTGTGCAGCTCCATGACGGTGCTGGCTGCGGACGAAGCGGAGTATGTACCGGACATGTACGCTACCTTCTGGTCGCTGGTGCCGCCGGTGGTAGCCATCGGTCTTGCGCTGATCACCAAGGAGGTTTACAGTTCCCTGTTTATCGGGATCCTGATCGGAGGAATCTTTTACTCCGGATTCAGCTTTGAAGGGACTATCATTCATGTATTCCAGGACGGGATCGTGGGAGTGCTCACAGATGCTTACAACATGGGTATCATCGTATTCCTGGTGATCCTGGGCATCATGGTGTGCATGATGAACAAGGCGGGAGGATCCGCCGCGTTTGGCCGCTGGGCCAGCACAAAGATCAAGACCCGTGTGGGCGCGCAGCTTGCCACTGTGGCGCTGGGTGTGATGATCTTCATCGACGATTATTTTAACTGTCTTACTGTGGGAAGCGTAATGCGTCCGGTGACGGACAAGCACAACGTATCCCGGGCGAAGCTTTCTTATATTATCGACGCCACGGCGGCGCCGGTTTGTATCATCGCTCCCATCTCATCCTGGGCGGCGGCAGTGACTGGTTTCGTGGAGGGAGAGGATGGATTCGCCATCTTTATCCGGGCCATTCCCTATAACTACTATGCGCTTCTGACTATCTTTATGATGATCGTGATCGCGGTGATGAATATTGACTACGGTCCCATGAAGCTTCATGAGGACAATGCCTTGAAGGGAGACCTTTATACCACACCGGACCGTCCCTACGCGGATGCGGAAAATGAGATCGTGGAAGGAAAGGGAAAGGTGATCGACCTGGTATTCCCGGTTCTTTGCCTGATCATCACCTGTGTGATCGGAATGCTTTACACCGGCGGATTCTTCAGTGGAACCGGATTTGTAGAGGCCTTCTCCAATAGTGACGCCTCTGTAGGACTGATGTTCGGAAGCTTCTTTGCCTTTGTGATCACGATTGTGTTCTACACAGTGCGCAAGGTGTTAAGCCCCAGAGAGTCTATGGACTGTATCCCGGAAGGCTTTAAGGCCATGGTTCCGGCAATCCTGATCCTGACCTTTGCCTGGACCCTGAAAGCCATGACCGACAGTCTGGGCGCTGCGGATTATGTGGCAAACCTTATGCAGTCTGCGGCGGGAGGACTGATGATGCTGCTTCCGGCCATCATCTTCCTGGTAGGATGTTTCCTGGCCTTTGCCACCGGAACATCCTGGGGAACCTTCGGGATCTTGATCCCCATCGTTGTGGCGGTGTTTAACGGGATCGATGAGAACATGATGATCATGTCCATCTCTGCCTGCATGGCAGGCGCGGTGTGCGGAGACCATTGCTCCCCCATCTCGGATACCACCATCATGGCGTCCGCAGGCGGCCAGTGCAACCACGTGAACCATGTGACCACCCAGCTGCCTTATGCGGTTACGGTTGCGGCGGTTTCCTTTGTCACCTATATCATCGCCGGTTTCATCCAGAATGCCTTTATCTGCCTGCCCATCGGCCTGGCGCTGATGTTCGGCACCCTGATGGTGATCCGGGCGATCACGAAGAACAGGGCGTAA
- a CDS encoding signal peptidase II encodes MIPKLAGLFLVLVCGDMGVKQYIEDSFQEKEERETLIPSVVLRKVYNRGFLLDTLDQHPELVRGSSLLLGAGILLYDVWLLLQKGRKLRKLGMTFLSAGALSNTYDRVIRGKVIDYIGFRSKYKFLSRITANLADFYVVIGGVVAALGRKK; translated from the coding sequence ATGATTCCCAAATTGGCAGGCCTTTTCCTTGTGCTGGTCTGCGGGGATATGGGGGTAAAACAGTATATTGAGGATTCCTTTCAGGAGAAAGAAGAGCGGGAGACTCTTATTCCTTCCGTGGTACTGCGCAAAGTGTATAACCGGGGCTTTCTTCTGGACACCCTGGATCAGCATCCGGAACTGGTCCGCGGAAGCTCCCTTCTTCTGGGAGCGGGGATCCTGCTCTATGATGTGTGGCTGCTCCTGCAGAAAGGGAGAAAACTTCGGAAACTGGGCATGACATTCTTAAGCGCCGGCGCCTTAAGCAACACTTACGACCGGGTGATCCGGGGGAAAGTCATCGATTATATTGGCTTTAGGAGTAAATATAAATTTCTGTCCAGGATCACGGCTAATCTGGCGGATTTCTATGTAGTGATCGGAGGAGTAGTGGCGGCGCTGGGGAGGAAGAAGTAA
- a CDS encoding MurR/RpiR family transcriptional regulator, producing MVLAIQETEGKYTRSDKKILEFIEESTEEFLFMSIGQLAERLEMSEATISRFARHIGYGDFKELKSAVARQKNGRGAARKMAGTLMKGEGFDIESWFSYQQECMMRTLADLDQREFIKALDQIGGARRIFIHAKNASAAAGQLLFFRLRRMGFPVQMIPSGGSEVLEGLAQAGEGDLVILFSYSKVSEEGKMILDYAGEAGYNTLAFTSRKYAPKEQRSDVNLYVYRGEKKEYHSMTAAVAVVDALVLALSERSKETIAASLIRVQKLKEHYGTKR from the coding sequence ATGGTGCTAGCAATACAGGAGACAGAAGGAAAATATACCAGGTCGGATAAGAAGATCCTGGAGTTTATCGAGGAGTCCACGGAGGAATTCCTCTTTATGAGCATTGGACAGCTGGCGGAACGGCTGGAGATGTCCGAGGCCACCATCTCCAGATTCGCCCGGCATATCGGATATGGTGATTTCAAAGAACTGAAAAGTGCGGTGGCACGGCAGAAGAACGGAAGAGGCGCGGCAAGAAAGATGGCCGGGACGTTGATGAAGGGAGAAGGATTTGATATAGAAAGCTGGTTTTCCTATCAGCAGGAATGTATGATGCGCACGCTGGCAGATCTGGATCAGCGGGAATTCATAAAAGCTCTGGATCAGATCGGGGGCGCGCGGCGGATCTTCATCCATGCCAAGAATGCTTCCGCTGCTGCCGGACAGCTTTTATTCTTCCGGCTCAGAAGAATGGGCTTCCCGGTCCAGATGATCCCTTCCGGTGGTTCCGAGGTGTTGGAAGGCCTTGCGCAGGCGGGGGAAGGGGATCTGGTGATCCTGTTCAGTTATTCCAAAGTGTCGGAAGAAGGGAAGATGATCCTGGACTATGCCGGGGAGGCCGGGTATAACACGCTTGCGTTTACCAGCAGAAAATATGCGCCAAAAGAGCAGCGGTCGGATGTGAATCTGTATGTATACCGGGGAGAGAAAAAGGAGTATCATTCCATGACGGCGGCGGTAGCCGTGGTGGACGCCCTGGTCCTTGCTCTTTCAGAAAGGAGTAAAGAGACAATAGCAGCAAGTCTGATCCGCGTGCAGAAGCTGAAAGAACATTACGGCACAAAACGTTAG